One window from the genome of Anolis sagrei isolate rAnoSag1 chromosome 4, rAnoSag1.mat, whole genome shotgun sequence encodes:
- the PUF60 gene encoding poly(U)-binding-splicing factor PUF60 isoform X2, with product MAAVATTTTVVAATPAIPLSTETVKVENGQSTAAKLGLPPLTPEQQEALQKAKKYAMEQSIKSVLVKQTIAHQQQQLTNLQMAAQRQRALAIMCRVYVGSIYYELGEDTIRQAFAPFGPIKSIDMSWDSVTMKHKGFAFVEYEVPEAAQLALEQMNSVMLGGRNIKVGRPSNIGQAQPIIDQLAEEARAFNRIYVASVHQDLSDDDIKSVFEAFGKIKSCTLARDPTTGKHKGYGFIEYEKAQSSQDAVSSMNLFDLGGQYLRVGKAVTPPMPLLTPATPGGLPPAAAVAAAAATAKITAQEAVAGVTGAAVLSTLTTPGLVTPALTLAQPLGALPQAVMAAQAPGVITGVTPARPPLPVTIPQVGVVNPILASPPALGLLEAKKEKEEEEVFQESERPEMLSEQEHMSISGSSARHMVMQKLLRKQESTVMVLRNMVDPKDIDDDLEGEVTEECGKFGAVNRVIIYQEKQGEEEDAEIIVKIFVEFSMASETHKAIQALNGRWFAGRKVVAEVYDQERFDNSDLSA from the exons GCCAAGAAGTACGCCATGGAGCAGAGCATCAAGAGCGTCCTGGTCAAGCAGACCATTGcccaccagcagcagcagctcacCAACCTCCAG ATGGCGGCCCAGAGGCAGCGGGCCCTGGCCATCATGTGCCGGGTCTACGTGGGGTCCATCTACTACGAGCTGGGGGAGGACACCATCCGGCAGGCCTTTGCCCCCTTTGGCCCCATCAAGAGCATCGACATGTCCTGGGACTCCGTCACCATGAAGCACAAG GGCTTTGCCTTTGTGGAGTACGAGGTGCCGGAGGCGGCGCAGTTGGCTCTGGAGCAGATGAACTCGGTCATGCTGGGCGGCCGGAACATTAAG GTGGGGCGGCCGAGCAACATTGGGCAGGCGCAGCCCATCATCGACCAGCTGGCGGAGGAGGCCCGGGCCTTCAACCGCATCTACGTTGCCTCCGTCCACCAGGACCTCTCGGACGACGACATCAAGAGTGTCTTCGAGGCCTTTGGGAAGATCAAGTCCTGCACGCTGGCCAGGGACCCCACGACAGGGAAGCACAAGGGCTACGGCTTCATCG AGTACGAGAAGGCCCAGTCCTCCCAGGACGCCGTCTCCTCCATGAACCTCTTTGACCTGGGCGGCCAGTACCTGCGGGTGGGCAAAGCCGTGACGCCCCCCATGCCGCTCCTGACCCCCGCCACCCCCGGGGGCCTCCCCCCAGCCGCAGCAGTGGCCGCTGCAGCTGCCACAGCCAAGATCACCGCTCAG GAAGCGGTGGCCGGCGTGACGGGTGCCGCAGTCCTGAGCACACTGACCACTCCGGGGCTGGTGACGCCGGCCCTGACCTTGGCACAGCCCCTGGGGGCTTTGCCACAGGCTGTAATGGCCGCCCAGGCGCCAGGAGTCATCACAG GCGTGACTCCAGCCCGCCCGCCCCTCCCAGTGACCATCCCGCAGGTGGGGGTGGTGAATCCCATCCTGGCCAGCCCCCCAGCCTTGGGCCTGCTGGAGgccaagaaggagaaagaggaggaggaggtcttcCAGGAGTCGGAGCGGCCGGAGATGCTGAGCGAGCAGGAGCACATGAGCATCTCGGGGAGCAGCGCCCGACACATGGTCATGCAGAAGCTCCTCCGGAAGCAGGAG TCAACGGTGATGGTGCTGCGCAACATGGTGGACCCCAAGGACATCGACGACGACCTGGAAGGGGAGGTGACGGAGGAGTGCGGCAAGTTTGGGGCCGTCAACCGGGTCATCATCTACCAGGAGAAGCAGGGCGAGGAGGAGGACGCCGAGATCATCGTCAAGATCTTCGTGGAGTTCTCCATGGCCTCAGAGACTCACAAGGCCATCCAGGCCCTGAACGGCCGCTGGTTCGCCGGGAGGAAGGTGGTGGCCGAGGTCTACGACCAGGAACGCTTCGACAACAGCGACCTCTCGGCGTGA
- the PUF60 gene encoding poly(U)-binding-splicing factor PUF60 isoform X1 has translation MAAVATTTTVVAATPAIPLSTETVKVENGQSTAAKLGLPPLTPEQQEALQKAKKYAMEQSIKSVLVKQTIAHQQQQLTNLQMAAVTMGFGDPLSPLQSMAAQRQRALAIMCRVYVGSIYYELGEDTIRQAFAPFGPIKSIDMSWDSVTMKHKGFAFVEYEVPEAAQLALEQMNSVMLGGRNIKVGRPSNIGQAQPIIDQLAEEARAFNRIYVASVHQDLSDDDIKSVFEAFGKIKSCTLARDPTTGKHKGYGFIEYEKAQSSQDAVSSMNLFDLGGQYLRVGKAVTPPMPLLTPATPGGLPPAAAVAAAAATAKITAQEAVAGVTGAAVLSTLTTPGLVTPALTLAQPLGALPQAVMAAQAPGVITGVTPARPPLPVTIPQVGVVNPILASPPALGLLEAKKEKEEEEVFQESERPEMLSEQEHMSISGSSARHMVMQKLLRKQESTVMVLRNMVDPKDIDDDLEGEVTEECGKFGAVNRVIIYQEKQGEEEDAEIIVKIFVEFSMASETHKAIQALNGRWFAGRKVVAEVYDQERFDNSDLSA, from the exons GCCAAGAAGTACGCCATGGAGCAGAGCATCAAGAGCGTCCTGGTCAAGCAGACCATTGcccaccagcagcagcagctcacCAACCTCCAG ATGGCAGCAGTGACAATGGGCTTTGGAGATCCTCTCTCACCTTTACAATCG ATGGCGGCCCAGAGGCAGCGGGCCCTGGCCATCATGTGCCGGGTCTACGTGGGGTCCATCTACTACGAGCTGGGGGAGGACACCATCCGGCAGGCCTTTGCCCCCTTTGGCCCCATCAAGAGCATCGACATGTCCTGGGACTCCGTCACCATGAAGCACAAG GGCTTTGCCTTTGTGGAGTACGAGGTGCCGGAGGCGGCGCAGTTGGCTCTGGAGCAGATGAACTCGGTCATGCTGGGCGGCCGGAACATTAAG GTGGGGCGGCCGAGCAACATTGGGCAGGCGCAGCCCATCATCGACCAGCTGGCGGAGGAGGCCCGGGCCTTCAACCGCATCTACGTTGCCTCCGTCCACCAGGACCTCTCGGACGACGACATCAAGAGTGTCTTCGAGGCCTTTGGGAAGATCAAGTCCTGCACGCTGGCCAGGGACCCCACGACAGGGAAGCACAAGGGCTACGGCTTCATCG AGTACGAGAAGGCCCAGTCCTCCCAGGACGCCGTCTCCTCCATGAACCTCTTTGACCTGGGCGGCCAGTACCTGCGGGTGGGCAAAGCCGTGACGCCCCCCATGCCGCTCCTGACCCCCGCCACCCCCGGGGGCCTCCCCCCAGCCGCAGCAGTGGCCGCTGCAGCTGCCACAGCCAAGATCACCGCTCAG GAAGCGGTGGCCGGCGTGACGGGTGCCGCAGTCCTGAGCACACTGACCACTCCGGGGCTGGTGACGCCGGCCCTGACCTTGGCACAGCCCCTGGGGGCTTTGCCACAGGCTGTAATGGCCGCCCAGGCGCCAGGAGTCATCACAG GCGTGACTCCAGCCCGCCCGCCCCTCCCAGTGACCATCCCGCAGGTGGGGGTGGTGAATCCCATCCTGGCCAGCCCCCCAGCCTTGGGCCTGCTGGAGgccaagaaggagaaagaggaggaggaggtcttcCAGGAGTCGGAGCGGCCGGAGATGCTGAGCGAGCAGGAGCACATGAGCATCTCGGGGAGCAGCGCCCGACACATGGTCATGCAGAAGCTCCTCCGGAAGCAGGAG TCAACGGTGATGGTGCTGCGCAACATGGTGGACCCCAAGGACATCGACGACGACCTGGAAGGGGAGGTGACGGAGGAGTGCGGCAAGTTTGGGGCCGTCAACCGGGTCATCATCTACCAGGAGAAGCAGGGCGAGGAGGAGGACGCCGAGATCATCGTCAAGATCTTCGTGGAGTTCTCCATGGCCTCAGAGACTCACAAGGCCATCCAGGCCCTGAACGGCCGCTGGTTCGCCGGGAGGAAGGTGGTGGCCGAGGTCTACGACCAGGAACGCTTCGACAACAGCGACCTCTCGGCGTGA